The Pseudomonas graminis region TTTCGATTGGCAGCAGCCGGTCGTAGTGCTCGAGCAACCCGCGAAAGACAACCCGCCGCTCGGTGACGCCGCGAGTGGTGGCGATCAGTTTGATGAAGAAATCCGAGTCGCTCTGGCGCATGGCTTCATACGCGGCGTAACGCTCAGCCAGGGTGTATGCACCGGTCTCGTTAAACACCACGCAGCACAGGTCCTGACGCGAGCGCGAGCCGAACGGGTTGTTGGCCGCGCGCCGGCGATTGCTCTGCGCCAGCGCGAAGGCCACCGCCCGTTCGGCCTCGTTCATACGCTCCGCGTTGCCAAGGCTGCAGAGGTCATCCAGCGCAGGGGCCTGACGTCCCAGTCGCTCGACCTCTGCACTGAAGGTGGCAAAGATGCCGTGTGGCCCGAGCCATTGCTTGTGCAGCTCGCTCAACTGGTCTCGGGACAGTTGGCTTTGCTCATCGACCAATTGCTGAAACGCAGTGGAGACGTCCGAAATGTGGTGTGCCTCGATGTGCTGTTGTTTCAAAGGCTCAGACGTTGCGACTTGAATGGTCATCGATTCCATCCTTATTATTGATCATTATTGTGGGTGCGCCTTGACGAGCACTTTTATTGAAGAAATCAAAGCACTGACAGCGAAGTCATTATTCAAAAAATCGCGCATTACGAAACACACGCCACCGCAGCAAATCTCGATGACGACGGGTTATAAGTGTGGACTATCAAATTGGGTTAATTATGCACTTACCGGTCAACGGAACAATCCGTCAGATGTAGGGGTGTGGCCAGTTTTTTCTTTCTCGGCGCCGTGATGTGCAGCGCAATGAGCTGTGCGCGATTCTTCACCTCGTTCTTTCGCAGCAATGCCGAAACGTGGTCGCGGGCCGTGTAATCACTGATCCCCAGCCGTTGCGCGATGTCTTTGTTGGTATGCCCCTCCAGCAAGAGAAGCAGGACTTCCTGCTCTCGGGGAGTGGCTTTATTTAATCGCTTACGCTTGCGTTCTTCTTCCAACATTCGCCCTCAACCGTCTCTGCGACTTGCCGACCCCAGCATGACATCTGCCTGGGCTGTGACATTGTTTTTATTGATATTCAGGTTTTTAACGCTTTAATGATTTACACAGTCAAGCCCGGTTAATAACCGAACAATAACAAGTAAACTTTCCTACAGATATTCGCGAAGCATCCCTACTCAATCACGCAGACAAACTATTCGAACACGACCCCAGTAAAGGCCGTGTGGATATATAAAAGCGGGTCAGTTGTATAGACAGGGACAATAAACGCTGCAAATGATAATTACAATCATCTGTTACAAATCAGGGGATCAATCTCGTTTGGAATGGCACGGATTTGAAATCCGCACCACTGACTCGACACGGGCGCCATTGCGACGCCCCTGCCCTCTCAATTTCCAGCTCGCGCTACCCGCGGATCATCGACCTGCATGCCCTTGCGCAGGCCAAAGAACATGGCCGTCACCAGACCGACCGTGCCCATGATCACGCAATAACCGACGCACACCCACGGGCTCCAGGGCATCAAGGCGATCAGCGCCAGCGGCGTGGTGCTTGCCCACAATGCGTAGCTGATGTTGTAGGTGAGCGAGATGCCGGAGACGCGAATGTTCGCCGGGAACAGTCCGACCATCACCGAAGGCACGACGCCGACAATGCCACAGGCCAGGCCGGCCAACGCGTAAGCGATGCTCAACGGCAACCAGTGACTGACCAGACTGGCGTAAAGCACGCCGACGCCGACGGGCAGCAACAGGCTGTAAAGCACTACGCCACGCCAGGCGCCAATGCGATCGACCAACATGCCGGCCAACACGCAGCCGATGTTCAAGAAAACGATGCCGACGCTGCTCAGGGCGAACGTGTCGCTGGGACTCATGCCGAAGCGCTGCTGCATCACCGTAGGCGTGATGACCACCAGCGTCACGACAGCGGACGTCAGCACGCAGGTCAGCAACGCCGCCGGCAGCAGAGATTGCCGGTGCTGGCGTAGGACAGCGCGCAGCGGCAGTTCAGTCATGCCCTCGCGTTGGGCATGCATCGCCATGAACACCGGCGTTTCGCTCAGCCAGCGTCGCAGCCACACGCCGATAACGCCGAACACGCCGCCCATCAGAAACGGGATGCGCCAGGCGTAATCGAGGATTTCCGCGTGGCTGAACACTTTCGCCAGCCAGGTCGCGGTCAGCGCACCGATCAGGTAACCGAAGGTCAGTCCGGCCTGCAGAACACCCAGCGCATAACCGCGATGGCCTTTCGGCGCGTGCTCGGCGACGAACACCCAGGCGCTCGGCACTTCGCCGCCGACGGCCGCCCCCTGAAGGATGCGCAGCGCCAGCAGAGCCAGCGGTGCCCAGTAGCCGATGTCGGCATAGGTCGGCATCACGCCGATCAGCAGACAGGGCAACGCCATCATCAGGATGCTGAGGCTGAACACGCGCTTGCGCCCCAGTTTGTCGGCGAAGTGCGCCATCAGAATGCCGCCCAGCGGGCGCGCCAGGTAGCCGGTGACGAAGATGCCGAAGCTTTGCAGCAGGCGCAGCCACTCGGGCATTTCCGGCGGGAAGAACAGCTGACTGAGCGTCAGGGCGAAAAACACGAAAATAATGAAATCGTAGATTTCCAGCGCCCCGCCCAGTGCCGCCAGGCCAAGGGTTTTGTAGTCTCCCCGGCTGATGGGTTGTGGGCGTGGTCGAAGAATGGCTGTCATGAAAGACCCCAAATCACAGGTTGAAACGCACTCGGGTGCGACAAAGGCGCGCAGGATAACAAAGCTGAAGGCTTGCGGGCGGATCGCTGACGGCTGACGCGTTTCAGCGGCTGATTTAAAAATTCACCGTCGCCGAAACCCGCGCCGTACGCGGTGCGCCGAGGAACAGGTAATCGTCCCCCAGGTATTCGCCCGCGTCGCGCCAGTAGCGCTTGTCGAAGAGGTTGTCGACGGTCAGGCGCAAGACCGTGTCGTAGCCCTCGATCTTTGTGCTGTAGCGGCTGCCTGCGTTGAACACCGCGTAGTCGTCGACTTTCACCGAGCCTTCGCGGTTGGCGTATTTGCTGGCGCTGTATTGCACGCCGCCCAACAGCGCCAGCCCTTGAACCGGCAGTGCGTAATCGGCTGAGAGGCTGCCGCGGAATTTGGGCACGTTGATCGCCTGATGATCCTCATACGCCGCGGTGCCGCTGTCTTCCACCCGTGCGCGAATGGCCGCGACGCTGGCCGACATCTGCAACTGCGAGGTCACGTAGCCGTTGGCGCTCAGCTCGACGCCGGTGTTTTTCTGCTGGCCTTGCTGGACGAAGGTCAGGCTGCCGTCGTCCTGAGGTTTCGAATACTGATAGGCCTGGCGGGTTTGAAACACCGCTGCGGTGAAGCTCATGCGGCGCCAGTCGTATTTGATCCCGGCTTCCAATTGACGAGAGATCGTCGGCGCGAGGATTTCCCCGACATTGCTGTCGAACACCGACGCCGTGCCGCCCAGGGACAACCCTTTGCTGTAACTGGTGTACAGCGAAACGTTGTCGATGGGTTTGTAGATCAGCGCGGCCTGGGGCAGGAAGATCCAGCGCTCGGTGTGCCGGTTGTCGCTGCCGTCCTCGTTGTAGGCCTTTTCATCGAGCTTCACTTCACGCCCGCCGATCACTGTCTGCCAGTGTTCGTTGAAGCTGATGCGGTCGGTGGCGAAAAGCCCGTACTGGCGGCTGTCCAGGCGCCGTTCGGTGTGGCCCACGGACAGGTCCGACGGCGCGAAGCTGTCCGGCGTCTCGTTGATATTGCCGGAGCCGACGTATTCGCTGAAATACGGCCGAGTGTCGACCGTGCGACGGAACGCGCTGCTGCCGAAGGTCAGCTCATGCTTGAGCCAGCCGGTGTCGAACAGGCCGGTCATTGACGCTTCGACTTCATCGTTGCGTCGCGTGTCGTCCGGGCTGCGGAAGTCGTAGATGTCGTAACCGCCGCTTGGCGTGAAATGCCCTGTCAGCGGCTCGGCAGGACAGTCGCTCTGGTAGTAGCAGCCGTAGGCGAAAGCGCTGTAATCGTCGATGACCACGCGGCTGCGTGACGCGCTGAGGCTGGCTTTCCAGTCGTCGCTGAGGCGGTATTCGTAGCGCCCGGTCATGTTCAGCGAGTCGATGCCCACCGGGTTCGAGCCGCTTTGATAGCCCAGCAGTTTGCGCGGTGAAGCGTCATGGGGCAGCTCGGCGCCGCCCAGCAGCTGATAGCCCGGCACCGAGCGCTGTTCCTTGGTCTGGTATTCGACGTCGAGCTGCAGGGTGGATTGGTCGTTGATGTTCCAGTCGAACGCCAGCGAGGCGAAATCCCGCTGGCCATTGGCGTGCTCGACGTAAGAGCGGATGTCCTCGTGGGCAACGTTGGCGCGCAGGCCGAATTGCTTTTCGCTGCCGAACCAGCCGCCGACGTCCGTGGCGATGTAGCGCTCGCCGTGCTCGTTGGTCGAGACGGTCACCGAGCGCACGTCTTCCGGGCGCTTGGTCTTGTAATTGACCACGCCCGCAGGCTCCGACACGCCGCTCTGCAGGCCCGACAGCCCCTTGAGCAACTCGACCTGATCCTTGTTTTCCAGCGCCACGTTCTGCTCGCCGGTGATGCTGCGCCCATTGATGCGGTAGCTGTTGGCCGCGTTGAGCGAGAAACCGCGCACGACGAAATTCTCGTAATAGCCCACCGGCGCATAGCTGTCGCCCACCGACGCGTCGTTGCGCAGGACGTCGCTGAGCAGCTTGGCCTGCTGGTCCTTCAGCCGCTCGGCGGTGAACACCGATATCGACGCCGGCGTATCGCGCAGCGGCGCTTCGCTGAACCCGCCAACCGACGCGCCACTCGCCTGATAGATCGACTCCTGCTCCCCCGTCACCCGCAGCGCATCCAGCGTCACCGGCTCGGCTTCCTGAGCCGCCAGCCACGGCGAAGCGAAAGCGATACTCAGCGGCAACAGCCGACGGGTGAAACCGGCAGCGGGACGGGACGAGGTGATCATCGGCGGGTGAGTTCCTGGTGATGGACAGTCGGGCAGGGAGAAACGCAAGCCAGTTCGGCGGCGCCTCTTTTACGTTCTGCGCGGCGTTTTTACAACCGGGATGATTTGGAATTCGGCATACGGACGGCTTTCGTAGGACCGGCTTCAGCCGGGAAGACTGCGACACTGACAACACAAACGCGTCGGATGTACCGGCCCCTTCCCGGCTAAAGCCGGTGCTACTCGATAACGTTAGTCATCGTTTTAGGCAGCAACTTCAGGGCAGGCCTACTGCTCCACCTTCAGACCCACCTTCAACAATTTCCCGTTGTCCTCATCCGTCAGGACATACACGTACCCATCCGGCCCCTGGCGCACGTCGCGGATGCGGGACTTGAGCTCACCGAGCAAACGCTCTTCGTGGACCACCTTGTCGTCCTTGAGCTCCAGACGGATCAGATCATCGGACGCCAGCGCACCGATGAAGACGTTATGGTCCCACGCTTTGAATGTGCTTGAGTCGTAGAACGCCATGCCGCTGATGCCTGGGGACTTCTCCCACACATGGAAGGGGTTTTTCACGCCCTCGACGATCTTGCCCTTGGACTCGGAGATCGGCTCGCCGCTGTAGTCGATGCCGAAGGTCGAGATCGGCCAGCCGTAATTGGCGGCGCGTTCGATGATGTTGATTTCGTCGCCGCCACGCGGGCCGTGCTCGTTGGTCCACAGCGTGCCGGTCCAGGGGTTGAGCG contains the following coding sequences:
- a CDS encoding LuxR C-terminal-related transcriptional regulator, which encodes MLEEERKRKRLNKATPREQEVLLLLLEGHTNKDIAQRLGISDYTARDHVSALLRKNEVKNRAQLIALHITAPRKKKLATPLHLTDCSVDR
- a CDS encoding TonB-dependent siderophore receptor, producing MITSSRPAAGFTRRLLPLSIAFASPWLAAQEAEPVTLDALRVTGEQESIYQASGASVGGFSEAPLRDTPASISVFTAERLKDQQAKLLSDVLRNDASVGDSYAPVGYYENFVVRGFSLNAANSYRINGRSITGEQNVALENKDQVELLKGLSGLQSGVSEPAGVVNYKTKRPEDVRSVTVSTNEHGERYIATDVGGWFGSEKQFGLRANVAHEDIRSYVEHANGQRDFASLAFDWNINDQSTLQLDVEYQTKEQRSVPGYQLLGGAELPHDASPRKLLGYQSGSNPVGIDSLNMTGRYEYRLSDDWKASLSASRSRVVIDDYSAFAYGCYYQSDCPAEPLTGHFTPSGGYDIYDFRSPDDTRRNDEVEASMTGLFDTGWLKHELTFGSSAFRRTVDTRPYFSEYVGSGNINETPDSFAPSDLSVGHTERRLDSRQYGLFATDRISFNEHWQTVIGGREVKLDEKAYNEDGSDNRHTERWIFLPQAALIYKPIDNVSLYTSYSKGLSLGGTASVFDSNVGEILAPTISRQLEAGIKYDWRRMSFTAAVFQTRQAYQYSKPQDDGSLTFVQQGQQKNTGVELSANGYVTSQLQMSASVAAIRARVEDSGTAAYEDHQAINVPKFRGSLSADYALPVQGLALLGGVQYSASKYANREGSVKVDDYAVFNAGSRYSTKIEGYDTVLRLTVDNLFDKRYWRDAGEYLGDDYLFLGAPRTARVSATVNF
- a CDS encoding MFS transporter, whose amino-acid sequence is MTAILRPRPQPISRGDYKTLGLAALGGALEIYDFIIFVFFALTLSQLFFPPEMPEWLRLLQSFGIFVTGYLARPLGGILMAHFADKLGRKRVFSLSILMMALPCLLIGVMPTYADIGYWAPLALLALRILQGAAVGGEVPSAWVFVAEHAPKGHRGYALGVLQAGLTFGYLIGALTATWLAKVFSHAEILDYAWRIPFLMGGVFGVIGVWLRRWLSETPVFMAMHAQREGMTELPLRAVLRQHRQSLLPAALLTCVLTSAVVTLVVITPTVMQQRFGMSPSDTFALSSVGIVFLNIGCVLAGMLVDRIGAWRGVVLYSLLLPVGVGVLYASLVSHWLPLSIAYALAGLACGIVGVVPSVMVGLFPANIRVSGISLTYNISYALWASTTPLALIALMPWSPWVCVGYCVIMGTVGLVTAMFFGLRKGMQVDDPRVARAGN